The following are encoded together in the Hippoglossus stenolepis isolate QCI-W04-F060 chromosome 12, HSTE1.2, whole genome shotgun sequence genome:
- the ankrd2 gene encoding ankyrin repeat domain-containing protein 2 — protein MNAATQGKLNVIDKYLADGGDPNVHDELKRTGLHRAALEGHATVVNSLLERGADINFKDQLGSGAIHWACRGGSLEVVEILKSHGADLNMGDKLNSTPLHVATRTGHSTIVEYLLSCGAKINRRDREGDTALHDAVRLNRYTIVKLLVDAGADARIKNLEGVTALQQVKQWQSDIMETLQRLETLREVGQMPPETPQERRE, from the exons ATGAATGCAGCCACTCAAGGCAAACTGAATGTGATAGACAAGTATCTGGCAGATGGTGGGGATCCTAATGTGCACGATGAG TTGAAGAGGACTGGGCTGCATCGTGCCGCTCTGGAAGGACACGCCACAGTCGTCAACAGTCTTTTAGAAAGAGGAGCTGACATCAACTTCAAAGATCAG CTGGGCTCTGGGGCCATTCACTGGGCCTGCAGAGGGGGAAGCCTGGAAGTTGTTGAAATCCTGAAGAGTCACGGTGCCGACCTGAACATGGGAGATAAG ctgaacaGCACTCCCCTGCATGTGGCCACGAGAACAGGCCACAGCACCATTGTGGAGTACCTGCTGTCCTGTGGTGCCAAAATCAACCGCAGGGACAGG GAAGGAGACACAGCCCTGCATGATGCTGTGCGTCTCAACAGATACACGATAGTGAAACTGCTCGTCGATGCAGGAGCCGACGCCAGAATAAAGAATCTC GAGGGAGTGACGGCACTGCAGCAGGTCAAACAGTGGCAGTCTGACATCATGGAGACGCTGCAGAGGCTGGAGACGCTGAGGGAGGTGGGACAGATGCCCCCTGAAACACCTCAAGAGAGGAGGGAATAA